The Pirellulimonas nuda genome includes a region encoding these proteins:
- a CDS encoding tetratricopeptide repeat protein, which yields MPDANQLYDEAEKLKQAGDLEAALAKLEESIAADPKYALAHSAAAVVLQKLGRHDEAIRHAQQTAELEPSDPFSYTALSVTYQRAYAGTGDTSYIRMAEDAMERSRQLQMGG from the coding sequence ATGCCCGACGCGAATCAACTTTACGACGAGGCCGAGAAGCTCAAGCAAGCCGGCGACCTAGAGGCTGCGCTGGCGAAGCTCGAGGAATCGATCGCCGCCGACCCGAAGTACGCACTGGCCCACTCGGCCGCGGCGGTAGTGCTGCAGAAGCTGGGCCGGCACGACGAGGCGATCCGCCACGCCCAGCAGACGGCGGAGCTGGAGCCGTCGGACCCGTTCAGCTACACGGCGCTGAGCGTCACGTACCAGCGGGCCTACGCGGGCACCGGCGACACCAGCTACATCCGGATGGCGGAAGACGCCATGGAGCGTAGCCGGCAGCTACAGATGGGGGGCTAG
- a CDS encoding DUF3467 domain-containing protein produces the protein MADTPTKETKPESAAPDQAAQQGAQQRGNRVEVEDKDAFCAYANFCRVTGTPEELILDFGLNSQPYGVPTEPVQVKQRIVTNYFTAKRMLQALGMSVQNHERVFGVLETDVQKRATGAQRRASEPASGSLSGPAT, from the coding sequence GTGGCCGACACGCCTACCAAAGAAACCAAGCCCGAATCCGCTGCTCCCGACCAAGCGGCCCAGCAGGGCGCCCAGCAACGCGGCAACCGCGTTGAGGTTGAGGACAAGGACGCCTTCTGCGCCTACGCCAACTTCTGCCGCGTGACCGGCACCCCCGAGGAGCTGATCCTCGACTTCGGCCTCAACAGCCAGCCCTACGGCGTGCCGACCGAGCCCGTGCAGGTCAAGCAGCGGATCGTCACCAACTACTTCACCGCCAAGCGGATGCTTCAAGCCCTGGGAATGTCCGTACAAAACCACGAACGCGTGTTCGGCGTGCTAGAGACGGACGTCCAAAAGCGCGCCACCGGCGCCCAGCGCCGCGCCTCGGAACCCGCCAGCGGATCGCTCTCGGGCCCCGCCACCTAG
- a CDS encoding collagen-binding domain-containing protein, which produces MKFFVSRLALIAGVAVAALGSTESPAAGIFDYNLVSFGDVSLTSEVEGASFIGGDLLGGSANFGIAQNNIVALRLVGDIVGSAPRSIGSGNDAQVGGDNAGGAIINLSGGVYYYDSAAIPGVVQAGTATPVAGLKNDLQTLGGDLLSQANAAQALLGGLPATGPNPAIVMNGNPVFSAVPAGPNNVAVFSIDDALFETNLGSIGLNFNGADTVVFNVSGADINLTQGTGNFVGGFNDASAGKILFNFYEAQTITINRQFYGAILSPDADLSAVAGAIDGSVIVSSLSSSVEIHLPTFSGNVPVPEPSSLALLGLGGLAALSRRPKK; this is translated from the coding sequence ATGAAGTTTTTCGTTAGCCGGCTCGCCCTCATTGCGGGCGTCGCCGTCGCCGCGCTCGGATCGACGGAGTCCCCCGCGGCGGGCATCTTCGATTACAACCTCGTGTCGTTCGGCGACGTGAGCCTGACCAGCGAAGTCGAGGGCGCCAGCTTCATCGGCGGCGACCTGTTGGGCGGCTCGGCCAACTTTGGCATCGCACAGAACAACATCGTCGCCCTGCGGCTTGTCGGCGACATCGTAGGGTCGGCGCCCCGCAGCATCGGCAGCGGCAACGACGCTCAGGTGGGTGGCGACAACGCGGGGGGCGCCATCATCAACCTCAGCGGCGGCGTCTACTACTACGATAGCGCCGCGATCCCGGGGGTGGTTCAGGCCGGCACGGCGACCCCCGTGGCGGGTCTAAAGAACGACCTGCAGACGCTCGGGGGCGACCTGCTCAGCCAGGCGAACGCCGCCCAGGCCCTGCTGGGCGGACTACCGGCCACCGGCCCCAACCCCGCCATCGTGATGAACGGCAACCCGGTCTTCTCCGCCGTCCCCGCCGGCCCGAACAACGTCGCCGTTTTCTCGATCGACGACGCGCTGTTCGAGACCAACCTCGGTTCGATCGGGTTGAACTTCAACGGCGCCGACACCGTGGTGTTCAACGTCAGCGGGGCAGACATCAACTTGACCCAGGGCACGGGCAACTTTGTCGGCGGGTTCAACGACGCCAGCGCCGGCAAGATCTTGTTTAACTTCTACGAGGCGCAAACGATCACCATCAATCGGCAGTTCTACGGCGCCATCCTCTCGCCGGACGCCGACCTATCCGCCGTGGCCGGGGCCATCGACGGCAGCGTGATCGTCAGCTCGCTGAGCTCGAGCGTTGAGATCCACCTGCCGACCTTCTCCGGCAACGTGCCGGTCCCCGAGCCGTCGTCGCTGGCGCTGCTGGGGCTGGGCGGGCTGGCGGCGCTGTCGCGGCGCCCCAAGAAGTAG
- a CDS encoding beta strand repeat-containing protein, producing the protein MFPPSVRVRCVFVGLVVGACLAGALPGAASAAIVTVGAVPNAPNPTTGAVGGQFIVGQNAYGSVTATGMPISSGGPSVGTVGDGVNGIGVVSLNGFGADWTISGATSDLVIGDEGTGQVSLANAARVIVPDDTVIGAQQFSNGRLTVAGLGSLYDTNDDFSVANAGAGIVEITSGGAVESDAVFVGVSASSQGRITISDDLSRWNATSTAIGVAGNGLLEILNGGRFNASDAVVGSTGTGLVDVVGIGSLWAVNGGVSVGFSGDGTMLIRSGARTTVSGVATVAANVGSVGQLTVDGVGSRLDITGSLSTGQGDAQVAISGGGVVTMTGSLTLGPTGRLTLDGGRVAPNGMSITGVVEGAGVVDAAAVTLSSAGPRGRVRVGDGDHLLFTGTVSNTGFIDLGGGEIELGSTLSNSSDISARNGAVLRLGGSGLVNNANSQLAVTSGVVDVFGLVSNSFGAEIAVVGGSTAVFHDAVTNNGTIFVSASSEIVLLENLSFVPGASFNVELASIDPADDPTEAFGLASVGGAASLGGGLTVSLASGFTPSLGDSYKVLQASGGRSGVFAAESLPVLSGGLAFDVQYTSDSVILAVVAAGTPGDYTGDGFVDAADYTVWRDNLGAAAGSLPNDPNGGVIGVAQYNTWKANFGLPALGAAAGQSVPEPAAAWLLVAAAAGAALRRRR; encoded by the coding sequence ATGTTCCCCCCCAGCGTTCGGGTCCGTTGCGTCTTCGTTGGCCTTGTGGTGGGGGCGTGCCTCGCCGGGGCGCTTCCCGGCGCCGCTAGCGCCGCGATCGTCACCGTGGGCGCCGTGCCCAACGCCCCCAACCCCACCACGGGGGCGGTGGGAGGGCAGTTCATCGTCGGTCAGAACGCCTACGGGTCGGTCACGGCCACCGGCATGCCCATCAGCAGCGGCGGCCCCAGCGTCGGAACGGTCGGCGACGGCGTGAATGGGATCGGCGTAGTCAGCCTCAACGGCTTCGGCGCGGACTGGACCATCAGCGGCGCTACCTCCGACCTCGTGATCGGCGACGAGGGGACCGGGCAAGTCTCCCTCGCCAACGCCGCCCGCGTCATCGTCCCGGACGACACCGTGATAGGCGCCCAGCAGTTCTCCAACGGCCGGCTGACGGTAGCGGGCCTGGGGAGCCTCTACGACACCAACGACGACTTCTCCGTCGCCAACGCCGGCGCGGGGATCGTCGAGATCACCAGCGGCGGCGCCGTTGAATCCGACGCAGTTTTCGTCGGCGTTTCGGCCAGCAGCCAAGGCCGCATAACCATCAGCGACGACCTCTCGCGCTGGAACGCCACCTCCACCGCCATCGGCGTCGCCGGCAACGGCCTGCTGGAGATCCTCAACGGCGGCCGTTTCAACGCGTCCGACGCGGTCGTCGGCTCAACCGGCACAGGCCTGGTCGACGTGGTTGGCATCGGCAGCCTCTGGGCGGTCAACGGCGGCGTCTCGGTGGGGTTCAGCGGCGATGGCACCATGCTGATCCGCTCCGGCGCCAGGACGACCGTCTCCGGGGTGGCGACCGTCGCCGCCAACGTCGGCTCCGTGGGCCAGCTCACGGTCGACGGCGTCGGCTCGCGGCTCGACATTACCGGCTCGCTGAGCACGGGGCAGGGGGACGCACAGGTGGCCATCTCCGGCGGCGGTGTCGTGACCATGACCGGCAGCCTGACGCTGGGCCCGACCGGACGCCTGACGCTCGACGGCGGACGCGTGGCGCCCAACGGCATGTCGATCACCGGCGTGGTGGAAGGCGCCGGGGTGGTCGACGCGGCCGCCGTGACCCTCAGCTCCGCGGGGCCGCGGGGCAGGGTACGCGTGGGCGACGGGGACCACCTTCTATTCACCGGCACCGTCAGCAACACCGGCTTCATCGACCTGGGCGGCGGTGAGATCGAGCTCGGCAGCACCCTGTCCAACTCTAGCGACATCAGCGCCCGCAACGGCGCCGTGCTGCGGCTGGGGGGCTCCGGCTTGGTCAACAACGCCAACTCACAGCTCGCCGTCACCAGCGGCGTGGTCGACGTCTTCGGCCTCGTCTCCAATAGCTTCGGCGCCGAGATCGCCGTGGTCGGGGGCTCGACCGCGGTCTTCCACGACGCGGTGACCAACAACGGCACGATCTTTGTCTCTGCGTCGAGCGAGATCGTGCTGCTGGAGAACCTCAGCTTCGTCCCCGGCGCCAGCTTCAATGTCGAGCTCGCCTCGATCGACCCGGCCGACGACCCCACCGAGGCGTTCGGGCTGGCCAGCGTCGGGGGCGCCGCTTCGCTGGGGGGCGGGCTTACGGTCTCGCTCGCCAGCGGCTTCACGCCCAGCCTCGGAGACTCGTACAAGGTGCTGCAGGCCAGCGGCGGCCGCTCGGGCGTGTTTGCAGCCGAGTCGCTCCCGGTACTCTCGGGGGGCCTGGCTTTTGACGTGCAGTACACCAGCGACTCGGTCATCCTGGCCGTCGTCGCCGCCGGCACTCCGGGCGACTACACGGGCGACGGCTTTGTCGACGCCGCCGACTACACCGTGTGGCGCGACAACCTGGGCGCCGCCGCGGGATCGCTCCCCAACGACCCCAACGGCGGCGTGATCGGCGTCGCGCAGTACAACACCTGGAAAGCGAACTTCGGCCTGCCGGCCCTCGGCGCCGCCGCGGGTCAAAGCGTCCCCGAACCGGCCGCGGCGTGGCTGCTGGTCGCCGCCGCCGCGGGAGCAGCACTCCGTCGCCGCCGCTAA
- a CDS encoding transposase, producing MEEPRGFRLKVFDPREDFEVVQRRLPHWSQAGVVTFLTWRTWDSIPESVLQPWLLQRRDHTGKASEIDSSNRWNEHLDACYGACVLRRPEMSAIVADSLMHFDGDRYERTDFVVMPNHVHVLVAFPNDDRMLRQCKSWKRFTAKEINRHLVQEGRFWQDDGFDHLVRSAEQFVYLRKYIAENGPRAKLLPHEYRHYSKPM from the coding sequence ATGGAAGAACCACGGGGCTTTCGGCTTAAGGTGTTCGACCCCCGGGAGGACTTCGAGGTAGTTCAGCGCAGATTGCCGCATTGGTCGCAGGCCGGCGTCGTCACTTTTCTAACCTGGCGGACCTGGGACTCGATCCCGGAAAGCGTCCTCCAGCCCTGGCTGCTGCAGCGTCGGGATCACACCGGCAAAGCGTCTGAGATCGACTCGTCCAATCGCTGGAATGAGCACCTTGATGCGTGCTACGGGGCTTGCGTGCTGCGGCGGCCGGAAATGTCCGCCATCGTGGCGGACAGCCTGATGCACTTTGACGGCGACCGCTATGAGCGGACGGACTTCGTGGTCATGCCCAATCACGTCCACGTGCTTGTCGCATTCCCGAACGACGACCGCATGCTGCGGCAGTGCAAGTCCTGGAAACGCTTCACGGCGAAAGAAATCAATCGCCACTTGGTGCAAGAGGGCCGATTCTGGCAGGACGACGGATTCGACCATTTGGTGCGTTCGGCAGAACAGTTCGTTTACCTGCGCAAGTACATCGCCGAAAACGGTCCACGAGCGAAGCTTCTGCCTCACGAGTACCGGCACTACTCGAAACCAATGTAG
- a CDS encoding SHOCT domain-containing protein, with the protein MQQLTPAGQQIVQDLSQRHGFSQDAVTHMLFAVLNGNGGMAQFSHPEFGGSGQWMQGGMLMLGDMFNHNLKGRVDSLCYEIAGILANQPGLLQSGSFQSQSQSGGGGQRQTAGGHPGQSSLFVPDPEDNWWPTDLGPPSATGSQNNVRYAYFSGARRLAVKTGGSVWVYDTLDHQIGGFSQQQGMGSSIIFSSQYGTVSLSSLPVVSRDGRPAAPSPVAPAAPPMAPPAPQPSFEPPAPPAPSGGANQHDVFASLERLGDLKAKGIVTDEEFAAKKAELLGRL; encoded by the coding sequence ATGCAGCAGCTCACCCCCGCCGGACAACAGATCGTCCAAGACCTTTCTCAGCGTCACGGCTTCAGCCAAGACGCCGTCACCCACATGCTGTTCGCCGTGCTCAACGGCAACGGCGGCATGGCCCAGTTCAGCCACCCGGAGTTCGGCGGCTCGGGCCAATGGATGCAGGGGGGCATGCTGATGCTGGGAGACATGTTCAACCACAACCTCAAGGGCCGGGTCGACTCGCTCTGCTACGAGATCGCCGGCATCCTCGCCAACCAGCCCGGCCTGCTGCAATCGGGCAGCTTCCAGTCGCAGAGCCAGTCGGGGGGGGGCGGCCAGCGACAAACGGCCGGCGGTCATCCCGGCCAGTCGAGCCTGTTCGTGCCCGACCCCGAGGACAACTGGTGGCCGACCGACCTGGGCCCCCCCAGCGCCACCGGCTCGCAGAACAACGTGCGCTACGCCTACTTTTCGGGCGCGCGTCGGCTGGCCGTCAAGACCGGCGGCAGCGTCTGGGTGTACGACACCCTCGACCACCAGATCGGCGGCTTCAGCCAGCAGCAGGGGATGGGGAGCTCCATCATCTTCAGCAGCCAGTACGGCACCGTGAGCCTGTCGAGCCTGCCGGTGGTGTCGCGCGACGGACGCCCCGCCGCGCCCAGCCCGGTGGCGCCCGCCGCGCCGCCGATGGCCCCCCCCGCCCCCCAGCCCAGTTTCGAACCCCCGGCGCCCCCGGCGCCAAGCGGCGGCGCCAACCAGCACGACGTGTTCGCCTCGCTCGAGCGGCTGGGCGATCTGAAGGCCAAGGGGATCGTCACCGACGAAGAGTTCGCCGCGAAGAAGGCAGAGCTGCTCGGCCGGCTGTGA
- a CDS encoding DUF308 domain-containing protein yields the protein MPEVYLDPRDDEPGIPVRPVGWQFPLLQGLLLVAVGLLAVVDPKRAVEAVTQLIGALLVLQGLLSLWQSFGPGRRLGRGGAVFTLAVGLVVLLFPLVVSGALATVLMAIAGGVIVLAAAVRMALLWPLQGRPGARWAMLGAVLNLALGLLLLCAPLSVGLVAVRVLGACALLAGVGLVGIGMSAAFSGPRDAA from the coding sequence ATGCCCGAAGTCTACCTCGACCCCCGCGACGACGAGCCGGGCATCCCCGTGCGGCCGGTGGGGTGGCAGTTCCCGCTGCTGCAGGGGCTGCTGCTGGTTGCGGTCGGGCTGCTAGCGGTGGTCGACCCGAAGCGGGCCGTTGAGGCCGTGACGCAGCTCATCGGCGCGCTGCTGGTCCTGCAAGGGCTGCTGTCGCTGTGGCAGAGCTTCGGCCCCGGCAGGCGCCTGGGACGCGGCGGGGCGGTCTTTACGCTGGCGGTGGGGCTGGTCGTGCTGCTGTTCCCGCTGGTGGTCAGCGGCGCGCTGGCCACCGTGCTGATGGCGATTGCGGGGGGCGTGATCGTGCTGGCCGCGGCGGTGCGGATGGCCCTGCTGTGGCCGCTGCAGGGCCGCCCCGGCGCCCGCTGGGCGATGCTGGGCGCCGTGCTCAACCTGGCGCTGGGCCTGCTGCTGCTGTGCGCGCCGCTGAGCGTGGGGCTCGTAGCGGTGCGGGTGCTGGGAGCGTGCGCCCTGCTGGCCGGCGTGGGGCTGGTGGGGATCGGTATGAGCGCCGCGTTTTCCGGCCCGCGGGACGCCGCGTAG
- the truB gene encoding tRNA pseudouridine(55) synthase TruB: protein MYRCSNAAYQANPVFGLLNLNKPAGWTSRDVVNRVERLVGPARAGHAGTLDPLATGVLVVCVGTATRLIQHVQRLPKRYVATFLLGRRSPSDDVELEPEIIADAPRPSIEEIEQAIPGFIGDLNQTPPIYSAIKVAGQTSYNLARQGESFSLPPRPVTVYQLSVIRYDYPELVLDIHCGSGFYVRALGRDLAASLGTGAVMSGLVRTAIGQLRVEQAVAAEALLETPIAERLISPRLLFKDEECLFCNEAELEELRFGRPVTGDCPGPGDGPWGVIGPDGRLAAMVRLKPDGKLWPKHVFEHAHC, encoded by the coding sequence ATGTACCGATGCTCCAACGCCGCCTACCAAGCTAACCCCGTGTTTGGACTACTGAACCTCAACAAACCGGCCGGCTGGACCTCGCGCGATGTGGTCAACCGCGTCGAGCGGCTGGTGGGACCCGCCCGGGCCGGGCACGCCGGAACGCTCGACCCGCTCGCCACCGGGGTGCTGGTGGTGTGTGTGGGGACGGCGACCCGGCTGATCCAGCACGTCCAGCGGCTGCCGAAGCGGTACGTGGCTACGTTCTTGCTGGGGCGCCGCAGCCCCAGCGACGACGTCGAGCTGGAGCCCGAGATCATCGCGGACGCGCCGCGCCCGTCGATCGAGGAGATCGAACAAGCGATCCCCGGCTTCATCGGCGACTTGAATCAAACGCCGCCGATTTACTCGGCGATCAAGGTAGCGGGCCAGACCTCCTACAACCTGGCCCGCCAAGGGGAGTCGTTCTCGCTCCCCCCCCGCCCCGTCACGGTCTACCAGTTGTCGGTAATCCGCTACGACTACCCCGAGCTGGTGCTGGACATCCATTGCGGAAGCGGCTTCTACGTGCGGGCGCTCGGACGCGACCTGGCCGCGTCGCTGGGCACGGGGGCGGTGATGAGCGGGCTGGTGCGGACCGCCATCGGCCAGCTCCGGGTCGAACAGGCGGTCGCCGCGGAAGCGCTGCTTGAGACGCCGATCGCGGAGCGGCTGATCTCGCCGCGGCTGTTGTTCAAGGACGAGGAGTGCTTGTTCTGCAATGAAGCAGAGCTGGAAGAGCTGCGTTTTGGCCGGCCCGTGACCGGCGACTGCCCGGGCCCCGGCGACGGGCCGTGGGGGGTGATCGGCCCCGATGGCCGCTTGGCGGCGATGGTGCGTTTGAAGCCCGACGGGAAGCTGTGGCCCAAGCACGTGTTTGAGCACGCCCACTGTTGA
- the rsmG gene encoding 16S rRNA (guanine(527)-N(7))-methyltransferase RsmG, whose product MTAEPDTLAEALGLCGIELPADKIERLDAYRTLLWDWNTKLNLTRHTTLEKFASRDIVDTLELSKLIPNRARVLDVGSGGGVPGLVLAIVRPDLRLSVCDSVQKKSKVLEAITAELGLPARVFAARVQEVLEVSTYDTLVARAVAPLSKLLTLLAPHWDSFDQLLLIKGRSWADERGEARHLGLLTGKELRKAAEYTTPRTDAVSVVLRIWPEGRELPDEAEEA is encoded by the coding sequence TTGACTGCCGAGCCCGACACGCTGGCCGAGGCCCTTGGGTTGTGCGGCATCGAGCTCCCTGCCGACAAGATCGAGCGGCTCGACGCCTACCGCACCCTCCTCTGGGACTGGAACACCAAGCTCAACCTCACACGTCACACCACGCTCGAGAAGTTCGCCAGCCGCGATATTGTCGACACGCTTGAGCTCTCCAAGCTGATCCCCAACCGTGCGCGGGTGTTGGACGTCGGCTCCGGCGGAGGGGTGCCCGGGTTGGTGCTGGCGATTGTCCGCCCCGACCTGCGGCTGAGCGTCTGCGATTCGGTGCAAAAAAAGTCGAAGGTGCTCGAGGCGATCACCGCAGAGTTGGGGCTGCCGGCGCGGGTGTTCGCGGCCCGTGTGCAGGAGGTGCTGGAGGTCTCTACGTACGACACGCTGGTCGCCCGCGCCGTGGCGCCGCTGAGCAAGCTGCTCACTCTGCTTGCGCCGCACTGGGATTCGTTCGACCAGCTCCTGCTGATCAAGGGCCGCTCGTGGGCCGACGAACGGGGCGAAGCCCGGCACCTGGGGCTGCTCACCGGCAAGGAGCTCCGCAAGGCCGCCGAGTACACGACCCCCCGCACCGACGCGGTAAGCGTGGTGCTTCGCATCTGGCCCGAGGGGCGGGAATTGCCCGACGAAGCGGAGGAAGCGTAG
- the lpxA gene encoding acyl-ACP--UDP-N-acetylglucosamine O-acyltransferase, whose product MAIHPLALVHPSAQVAADAEVGPFCNIEAGVVVGAGCTIAARVSIKSGVTMGQNNVVEEGAVIGGVPQHLLKLEHLGPVVIGDRNVIRENVTIHRAMHAEGATRIGNECLLMVGSHVAHDCTLSNNVVLTNNVMLAGHVWVGERAYLGGGAAVQQHCRIGRIAMVGGLARVPQDIPPFVTIDGGTGMVVGLNRVGLRRAGLDIAEVQQIKEAYRVLYRSGLSLEQRMTTLATRFPAGPASEFEQFIHDSGRGFARERRMPPSGAIRPLHTEAADTAAPAAQLRAAG is encoded by the coding sequence GTGGCCATTCATCCGCTCGCTCTGGTTCACCCCTCCGCCCAAGTCGCCGCGGACGCCGAGGTCGGACCCTTCTGCAACATCGAAGCAGGGGTCGTGGTCGGCGCCGGCTGCACCATCGCCGCCCGGGTGTCGATCAAGTCGGGCGTCACCATGGGCCAGAACAACGTGGTCGAAGAGGGCGCCGTCATCGGCGGCGTCCCCCAACACCTGCTCAAGCTTGAGCACCTCGGCCCGGTCGTCATCGGCGACCGCAACGTCATCCGCGAGAACGTCACCATCCACCGCGCTATGCACGCCGAAGGCGCCACCCGCATCGGCAACGAGTGCCTGCTGATGGTCGGCTCGCACGTCGCCCACGACTGCACGCTCAGCAACAACGTGGTGCTCACCAACAACGTCATGCTGGCCGGCCACGTCTGGGTCGGCGAACGCGCCTACCTGGGCGGGGGCGCCGCCGTGCAGCAGCACTGCCGCATCGGACGCATCGCCATGGTGGGCGGGCTGGCCCGCGTGCCCCAAGACATCCCGCCGTTCGTCACCATCGACGGCGGCACCGGCATGGTGGTGGGGCTGAACCGTGTCGGCCTGCGTCGCGCCGGGCTCGACATCGCCGAGGTGCAGCAAATCAAGGAGGCCTACCGCGTGCTCTACCGCAGCGGGCTGTCGCTGGAACAGCGGATGACGACCCTCGCCACGCGTTTCCCTGCCGGCCCGGCCAGCGAGTTCGAACAGTTCATCCACGACAGCGGCCGGGGCTTCGCCCGCGAACGCCGCATGCCCCCCAGCGGCGCGATCCGTCCGCTGCACACCGAAGCCGCCGACACCGCGGCGCCCGCCGCACAGCTCCGCGCCGCGGGCTGA
- a CDS encoding sialate O-acetylesterase encodes MKACFWVASCLVLSNSALALDLSMPSIFADHMVLQRNQQAPVWGTADAGAAVVVEFGAQQKHAVADADGRWRVDLDPLEASSEARVLRIAATLADDTAAREIADVVVGEVWLCGGQSNMYRPFRMLVGPAVDPAYEPVAEYLRDEAANANDPLLRQYRVGPDYSPLEARTQGRGNWSRAAPREVNEFCGTAYFFGRQLRRELGVPVALISCNLGATRIEPWMPPQAFESGEALKQEYQSSLAAYQNRLEQWDDDRERAKYARALEEWKKARAQARRAPKEPQKPEHPSRDKQFCGTLYHGMVRPLIPYAVKGAIWYQGESNSGYLPEQYGRRMVALIQGWRAAWGQEEFYFYWCQLASYRSANDDPVGDEDTWALVQDGQRYALKLPDTGMAVLNDIGEARDVHPKNKVDAGKRLALWALKQAYGRDIVCSGPLFREAKASGSRVVVAFDHAGSGLMVGRKQLMAPTQEVDEPLKRFQICGSDGRWRWAEARIVGTDSVEVWHDEVPHPVEVRYAWSSNPEGANLYNKEGLPASLFKTTNLRLQDEAPRQTPYR; translated from the coding sequence ATGAAGGCTTGTTTTTGGGTCGCTTCTTGCCTCGTGCTCTCGAATAGCGCCCTCGCGCTCGACCTGAGCATGCCGAGCATCTTCGCGGATCACATGGTCCTGCAACGCAATCAGCAGGCGCCGGTGTGGGGCACGGCCGACGCGGGCGCCGCCGTTGTCGTTGAGTTCGGGGCGCAGCAGAAGCACGCCGTCGCGGACGCGGACGGCCGGTGGCGGGTCGACCTCGATCCGCTGGAGGCTTCAAGCGAGGCGCGTGTCTTGAGGATCGCCGCCACGCTAGCAGACGATACCGCTGCGCGTGAGATTGCCGACGTCGTCGTGGGCGAGGTGTGGCTGTGTGGCGGTCAATCCAACATGTACCGACCGTTCAGGATGCTGGTCGGCCCGGCGGTGGACCCGGCGTACGAGCCGGTCGCCGAATACCTGCGCGACGAGGCCGCCAACGCGAACGACCCGCTCCTCCGCCAGTACCGTGTTGGGCCCGACTACAGCCCGCTCGAAGCGCGTACGCAGGGCCGGGGCAATTGGTCACGGGCCGCGCCCCGCGAGGTGAACGAGTTCTGCGGAACAGCTTACTTCTTTGGCCGCCAGTTGAGGCGAGAACTGGGCGTCCCCGTTGCGCTCATCAGCTGCAACCTGGGGGCGACCCGCATCGAACCATGGATGCCGCCCCAAGCGTTTGAGAGCGGCGAAGCGCTCAAACAAGAGTACCAGAGCAGCCTCGCGGCCTACCAAAACCGACTGGAGCAGTGGGACGACGACCGAGAACGCGCCAAGTATGCACGGGCATTGGAGGAGTGGAAGAAGGCAAGAGCCCAGGCGAGGCGGGCGCCGAAAGAGCCGCAGAAGCCCGAGCATCCATCGCGCGACAAACAGTTCTGCGGCACGCTTTACCACGGCATGGTGCGCCCCCTGATCCCCTACGCGGTCAAGGGCGCCATCTGGTATCAGGGGGAAAGCAACTCCGGGTACCTTCCAGAGCAGTACGGCAGGCGGATGGTCGCCCTGATTCAAGGCTGGCGGGCCGCCTGGGGACAGGAAGAGTTCTATTTCTACTGGTGCCAATTAGCAAGCTACAGGTCGGCCAACGACGACCCCGTGGGTGATGAAGATACCTGGGCGCTCGTGCAAGACGGGCAGCGCTACGCGCTGAAGCTGCCCGATACCGGCATGGCGGTGCTCAACGACATCGGCGAGGCGCGTGACGTCCATCCCAAGAACAAGGTGGATGCCGGCAAGCGGCTGGCGTTGTGGGCGCTCAAGCAGGCGTACGGCAGAGACATCGTCTGCAGCGGCCCCCTTTTCCGAGAGGCGAAAGCAAGCGGGAGCAGGGTCGTTGTCGCGTTTGACCACGCCGGCTCCGGCCTGATGGTGGGGCGCAAGCAACTGATGGCGCCCACCCAAGAGGTGGACGAACCGTTAAAGCGGTTCCAGATATGCGGTTCCGACGGCCGGTGGAGGTGGGCAGAAGCCCGGATCGTCGGAACGGATTCGGTAGAGGTTTGGCACGACGAAGTTCCACACCCCGTGGAGGTGCGGTACGCGTGGTCCTCCAACCCCGAGGGGGCCAACCTGTACAACAAAGAAGGTCTCCCCGCCTCGTTGTTCAAGACGACCAACCTGCGTCTCCAGGACGAAGCCCCGCGTCAAACGCCCTATCGCTAG